In Pantoea cypripedii, the following proteins share a genomic window:
- the hutC gene encoding histidine utilization repressor — protein sequence MVEQTAIAQLAAAMGDEPAPIYQRVKQAIISQIREGHWKANQRVPSESELVNELGVSRMTINRALRELTSEGFLVRMQGVGTFVAEMKGYTAMLEVHNIADEIAQRGHLHSCKILSLGQMKADPEQAAVLGLSTGQMLFHSLIVHYENDLPVQLEDRLVNPLVAPDYLSQDYHQLTPYTYLMRVAPLTAGEHIVEAVLPDLRQRKHLALDEHEPCLLIRRQTWSDNKIVTYARLLYPGSRYKLLGRFRGHG from the coding sequence ATGGTTGAGCAGACGGCAATAGCACAACTGGCCGCGGCCATGGGTGATGAGCCTGCGCCGATTTACCAGCGCGTTAAGCAGGCGATTATCAGCCAGATCCGTGAAGGTCACTGGAAGGCCAATCAACGTGTACCCTCGGAAAGCGAGCTGGTGAATGAACTTGGTGTCAGCCGCATGACCATCAACCGTGCGCTGCGTGAACTGACCAGCGAAGGTTTTCTGGTGCGTATGCAGGGTGTCGGCACCTTTGTCGCCGAGATGAAGGGCTACACCGCGATGCTGGAAGTGCACAACATTGCAGATGAAATCGCGCAGCGTGGTCATCTGCACAGCTGTAAAATTCTCTCCCTCGGGCAGATGAAGGCGGACCCGGAGCAGGCGGCGGTGCTGGGGTTATCCACCGGCCAGATGCTGTTCCATTCGCTGATCGTACATTACGAGAATGATTTGCCGGTGCAGCTGGAGGATCGTCTGGTCAACCCGCTGGTGGCCCCGGATTATCTCAGCCAGGATTACCATCAGCTGACGCCTTACACCTATCTGATGCGGGTTGCGCCGTTAACCGCCGGTGAGCATATTGTCGAAGCGGTGCTGCCGGACCTGCGCCAGCGTAAGCATCTGGCGCTGGATGAGCACGAACCCTGCCTGCTGATCCGTCGCCAGACGTGGAGCGACAACAAAATCGTCACCTATGCGCGTCTGCTCTATCCCGGCTCGCGTTACAAGCTGCTGGGCCGCTTCAGAGGACACGGCTAA
- a CDS encoding M20 aminoacylase family protein: MTLPAALLDNALRWRHQLHQHPELGYQEQRTSERVAQVLSDAGLQVFRGLAGTGVIGTLENGPGPVIGLRADMDALPITEKGNPQWKSGQPGVMHACGHDGHTAVLLAAACQLAATRQFSGTVHFIFQPAEENLGGARKMVEEGLFQRFPMDAVYAMHNWPGLPVGSLAVNAGAMMASLDSFEITLNGKSCHAAMPESGADPMVVAAELILALQTIPSRRLSPLASAVVSVTQIHGGEAINVIPEQMVLRGTVRCLQPDVRDRVRSLIEDFVTTLPRPFGVSGEIHWYPGYPVTANHAEQAEQVRQAAVQLLGEQQVHWQVNPSMASEDFACMLEACPGAYFWLGADGATPSAPLHNAGYDFNDELLPIGITFWQQLVESTLAKA; this comes from the coding sequence ATGACCCTGCCTGCCGCCCTGCTCGATAACGCCCTGCGCTGGCGTCACCAGTTACACCAACATCCGGAACTGGGTTACCAGGAGCAGCGCACCAGCGAACGGGTGGCGCAGGTACTCAGCGATGCCGGTTTGCAGGTGTTTCGCGGCCTGGCGGGAACCGGGGTGATTGGCACGCTGGAGAACGGTCCGGGGCCGGTGATTGGTCTGCGCGCCGATATGGATGCGCTGCCGATTACCGAAAAAGGCAACCCGCAGTGGAAATCCGGCCAGCCCGGCGTGATGCACGCCTGTGGGCACGATGGTCATACCGCAGTGCTGCTGGCTGCTGCCTGCCAGCTGGCCGCAACGCGCCAGTTCAGCGGCACGGTGCATTTTATCTTCCAGCCTGCTGAAGAAAACCTCGGCGGCGCGCGCAAAATGGTGGAAGAAGGCCTGTTCCAGCGTTTCCCGATGGATGCGGTATATGCCATGCATAACTGGCCTGGCTTACCGGTCGGCTCGCTGGCGGTCAATGCCGGGGCGATGATGGCTTCACTCGATTCATTTGAAATCACCCTCAACGGCAAAAGCTGCCATGCGGCGATGCCGGAAAGCGGTGCGGATCCGATGGTGGTGGCAGCTGAACTGATTCTGGCGCTGCAAACCATTCCGTCACGTCGCTTATCCCCCCTCGCGTCAGCGGTGGTGAGCGTCACGCAAATCCACGGCGGCGAAGCCATTAACGTTATCCCGGAGCAGATGGTGTTACGCGGCACGGTGCGCTGCCTGCAACCTGACGTGCGCGATCGGGTACGCAGCTTGATTGAGGATTTTGTCACGACGCTGCCGCGCCCGTTCGGCGTCAGCGGCGAGATTCACTGGTATCCAGGCTATCCGGTCACCGCCAATCATGCTGAACAGGCAGAACAGGTGCGCCAGGCCGCTGTCCAGTTACTCGGCGAGCAGCAGGTGCACTGGCAGGTCAATCCGTCGATGGCTTCGGAAGACTTCGCCTGTATGCTGGAAGCCTGTCCGGGGGCTTATTTCTGGCTGGGTGCCGATGGCGCGACGCCTTCCGCACCGCTGCATAACGCCGGTTACGACTTCAATGATGAGCTGCTGCCAATTGGCATCACCTTCTGGCAGCAGCTAGTGGAAAGCACGCTGGCGAAAGCCTGA
- a CDS encoding HutD family protein, whose translation MRTRFDYDALPVSRWRNGGGETREIVSYPPGAADFAWRASIATIAADGPFSPFPGIDRVITLLHGDSVLLRHAQGEQQLQPHQPWPFPGEWAIDAQIGDSACQDFNIMTRRDSWQAQVTVQQQPVGSEQGVAWVLAGSWQTAQGEVFTVNQGMWWLDEMTQLAPCSADASLLFTALSRVL comes from the coding sequence ATGAGAACCCGTTTCGACTACGACGCTTTACCCGTCAGCCGCTGGCGTAACGGCGGCGGTGAAACCCGCGAAATCGTCAGTTATCCGCCGGGTGCGGCGGATTTCGCCTGGCGCGCCAGTATCGCCACCATCGCCGCTGACGGCCCCTTTTCCCCCTTCCCCGGTATCGACCGGGTGATCACCCTGCTGCATGGCGATAGCGTGCTGTTGCGCCACGCGCAGGGCGAGCAGCAGCTGCAACCGCATCAGCCCTGGCCGTTTCCGGGCGAATGGGCGATCGATGCGCAAATTGGCGACAGCGCCTGTCAGGATTTCAATATCATGACGCGCCGCGACAGCTGGCAGGCGCAGGTGACGGTGCAGCAACAGCCGGTCGGCAGCGAACAGGGTGTCGCCTGGGTGCTGGCGGGCAGCTGGCAAACAGCGCAAGGTGAGGTTTTCACGGTGAATCAGGGGATGTGGTGGCTGGATGAGATGACGCAGCTGGCACCGTGTTCTGCCGATGCCAGCCTGTTGTTTACCGCGCTTAGCCGTGTCCTCTGA
- the hutU gene encoding urocanate hydratase: MSETLTQAVAREIRAPHGSELHCANWLIEAAYRMIQNNLDPDVAERPEDLVVYGGIGKAARNWECFEQILRSLRALQPEETLLIQSGKPVGVFRTHADAPRVLLANSNLVPHWATWDHFHELDKAGLMMYGQMTAGSWIYIGAQGIVQGTFETFVEAGRQHYDNDLSGRWILTAGLGGMGGAQPLAGVLAGACVLAIECQESRIDFRLRTRYVDHKAYTLDEALQLIDEATKAKKAISVGLLGNAAEILPELVKRAKAGGMKPDIVTDQTSAHDPVNGYLPIGWDVDRWQAEKVSNPKAVEKAARASMATHVQAMLDFCHMGIPTVDYGNNIRQVALDEGVANAFDFPGFVPAYIRPLFCEGKGPFRWVALSGDPEDIYKTDAKLKELFPEHKNLHRWLDMAQERIAFQGLPARICWLGLGERHKAALAFNEMVRNGELKAPIVIGRDHLDCGSVASPNRETEAMKDGSDAVSDWPLLNALLNTAGGATWVSLHHGGGVGMGFSQHAGVVIVCDGSAEADVRLARVLWNDPATGVMRHADAGYEQAQACAKEHGLNLPMLK; the protein is encoded by the coding sequence ATGAGCGAAACTCTGACCCAGGCAGTTGCCCGTGAAATCCGTGCTCCGCACGGCTCTGAACTCCACTGCGCCAACTGGTTGATTGAAGCGGCTTACCGCATGATCCAGAACAACCTCGATCCCGACGTGGCTGAACGCCCGGAAGATCTGGTGGTGTACGGCGGCATCGGTAAAGCAGCGCGTAACTGGGAATGCTTCGAGCAGATTCTGCGCTCGCTGCGCGCCCTGCAACCGGAAGAAACGTTATTGATTCAGTCGGGCAAGCCGGTTGGCGTGTTCCGCACCCATGCCGACGCGCCACGCGTGCTGCTGGCAAACTCCAACCTGGTGCCACACTGGGCCACCTGGGATCATTTCCATGAGCTGGATAAAGCCGGCCTGATGATGTACGGCCAGATGACTGCCGGTTCCTGGATCTACATCGGTGCGCAGGGCATTGTGCAGGGCACCTTCGAGACCTTCGTCGAAGCCGGTCGTCAGCATTACGATAACGATCTGAGCGGACGCTGGATCCTCACCGCCGGTCTTGGCGGCATGGGCGGCGCACAACCGCTGGCGGGCGTGCTGGCCGGTGCCTGCGTGCTGGCGATTGAGTGCCAGGAATCGCGTATCGATTTCCGTCTGCGCACCCGTTATGTCGATCACAAAGCCTATACCCTCGATGAAGCGTTACAACTGATCGACGAAGCCACCAAAGCGAAGAAAGCCATTTCTGTTGGCCTGCTGGGCAATGCGGCGGAAATTCTGCCGGAGCTGGTAAAACGTGCCAAAGCGGGCGGCATGAAGCCGGATATCGTCACTGACCAGACTTCAGCCCACGATCCGGTGAACGGTTATCTGCCAATTGGCTGGGATGTTGATCGCTGGCAGGCTGAAAAAGTCAGCAATCCGAAAGCGGTAGAAAAAGCGGCGCGTGCGTCGATGGCGACCCACGTTCAGGCGATGCTGGATTTCTGTCATATGGGCATTCCGACAGTGGATTACGGCAACAACATCCGTCAGGTAGCGCTGGATGAAGGCGTAGCCAATGCCTTTGATTTCCCAGGCTTTGTACCGGCTTATATCCGTCCGCTGTTCTGCGAAGGTAAAGGTCCGTTCCGCTGGGTAGCGCTGTCGGGCGATCCGGAAGATATCTATAAAACCGATGCCAAACTGAAAGAACTGTTCCCGGAGCACAAAAACCTGCATCGCTGGCTGGATATGGCGCAGGAGCGTATCGCGTTCCAGGGCTTACCGGCACGTATTTGCTGGCTGGGTCTGGGCGAGCGCCATAAAGCGGCGCTGGCGTTTAACGAGATGGTACGCAACGGCGAGCTGAAAGCACCGATTGTGATTGGTCGTGATCATCTCGACTGTGGCTCAGTCGCCTCACCGAACCGTGAAACCGAAGCGATGAAAGACGGTTCCGATGCGGTTTCCGACTGGCCGCTGCTTAACGCCCTGCTCAACACCGCAGGCGGTGCGACCTGGGTGAGCCTGCATCACGGCGGCGGTGTCGGCATGGGCTTCTCGCAACATGCCGGTGTGGTGATCGTCTGTGACGGCAGCGCGGAAGCGGATGTGCGTCTGGCGCGCGTGCTGTGGAACGATCCGGCTACCGGGGTGATGCGTCATGCCGATGCCGGTTACGAGCAGGCACAGGCTTGTGCGAAAGAGCACGGGCTGAATCTGCCGATGCTGAAATAA
- the dinG gene encoding ATP-dependent DNA helicase DinG → MALTAAIKSQIAQWYKALQQQVPDFIPRAPQRQMIAEVAKSLAGDEGRHLAIEAPTGVGKTLSYLIPGIAVSRAEEKRLVISTANVALQDQIFSKDLPLLKKIIPDLTFTAAFGRGRYVCPRNLAALAASEDQQGDLLLYLDDEAVTGSKEEQKLCAGLEKQLSRYQWDGLRDHTDVAINDSLWQRLSTDKANCLGHHCRWYRECPFFVARREIEQADVVVANHALVMAAMENESVLPPAKHLMLVLDEGHHLPEVARDALEMSAEITPGWSSLQLDLFVRLVETIMAQFRPKSPPPLTNPERLKGHCDEMRELLQILCDALNPLLPANNQPGEFRFVLGELPEELLTMCARLFKLSDALRGLAEGLLNELGDQTGKADIMRLHKAILQLNRHFGWFESISKLWRLAALEKASNAPVSKWITRELRDGQAHLLFHCAGIRVSDQLEKLLWRKVPHVVVTSATLRSLNSFNRLQEMSGLNEKAGDRFVALDSPFQHVDQGKLVIPQMRYEPLMNSETEHIAEMARFFRAKMAQEKHKGVLVLFASGRAMQQFLTHVTDLRLSMLVQGDQPRYRLVELHRQRVEQGKTSILVGLQSFAEGLDLKGDLLSQVHIHKIAFPPVDSPVILTEGEWLKSLRRYPFEVQSLPSASFTLIQQVGRLIRSHQCFGEIVIYDRRLISKPYGSRLLAALPVFPIEQPPMPEATTEPATPRKRRVSKRS, encoded by the coding sequence ATGGCCCTGACAGCAGCGATAAAAAGCCAGATTGCGCAATGGTATAAGGCGCTGCAACAGCAGGTTCCTGACTTTATCCCACGCGCGCCGCAGCGGCAGATGATTGCCGAAGTGGCGAAAAGCCTTGCCGGTGATGAAGGCCGCCATCTGGCGATTGAAGCCCCCACCGGCGTGGGGAAAACCCTGTCCTATCTGATCCCTGGCATTGCCGTCAGCCGCGCGGAAGAGAAGCGGCTGGTGATCAGCACCGCCAACGTGGCGTTACAGGATCAAATATTCAGCAAAGATCTGCCGTTGCTGAAGAAAATCATTCCCGACCTCACCTTTACTGCCGCCTTTGGACGTGGACGCTATGTTTGCCCGCGTAACCTCGCGGCACTGGCGGCGAGCGAAGATCAGCAGGGCGATCTGCTGCTGTATCTCGATGATGAGGCGGTAACCGGCTCCAAAGAGGAGCAAAAGTTGTGTGCCGGGCTGGAGAAGCAGCTCAGCCGCTACCAGTGGGATGGGCTGCGCGACCACACCGATGTCGCCATCAATGACAGCCTGTGGCAGCGTCTTTCCACCGACAAAGCCAATTGCCTGGGTCATCACTGCCGCTGGTATCGCGAATGCCCGTTCTTTGTGGCGCGGCGTGAGATTGAACAGGCCGATGTGGTGGTGGCTAACCATGCGCTGGTGATGGCGGCGATGGAGAACGAATCGGTATTGCCGCCCGCCAAACACCTGATGCTGGTGCTGGATGAAGGCCATCATCTGCCGGAAGTGGCGCGCGACGCACTGGAGATGAGTGCCGAGATCACCCCAGGCTGGAGCAGTCTGCAACTCGATCTGTTTGTGCGGCTGGTGGAAACCATCATGGCGCAGTTCCGCCCGAAATCACCGCCGCCGCTCACTAATCCCGAACGGCTGAAAGGCCACTGCGACGAGATGCGTGAACTGTTGCAGATACTGTGCGATGCACTTAATCCGCTGCTGCCTGCCAATAACCAGCCGGGCGAGTTTCGCTTTGTGCTGGGGGAGCTGCCGGAAGAGTTGCTGACGATGTGCGCACGGCTGTTCAAACTCAGCGATGCGCTGCGAGGCCTGGCGGAAGGGTTACTGAATGAACTCGGCGATCAGACCGGCAAGGCCGATATCATGCGGCTGCATAAAGCGATTTTGCAGCTGAATCGCCACTTCGGCTGGTTCGAATCCATCAGTAAATTGTGGCGGCTGGCAGCGCTGGAAAAAGCCTCCAACGCCCCGGTATCCAAATGGATAACGCGCGAACTGCGCGATGGTCAGGCGCATTTGCTGTTTCACTGCGCGGGCATTCGCGTCAGCGATCAGCTGGAAAAATTGCTGTGGCGTAAAGTCCCCCATGTGGTGGTGACCTCCGCTACGCTGCGCTCGCTCAACAGCTTTAACCGCTTGCAGGAAATGTCAGGGCTGAATGAAAAAGCCGGTGACCGCTTTGTGGCGCTCGACTCGCCGTTCCAGCATGTCGATCAGGGCAAGCTGGTGATCCCGCAGATGCGTTATGAACCGCTGATGAACAGTGAGACGGAGCATATCGCCGAGATGGCGCGTTTCTTCCGCGCGAAAATGGCGCAGGAAAAACACAAAGGCGTGCTGGTGCTGTTTGCCAGCGGGCGTGCCATGCAGCAGTTTCTGACCCATGTCACCGACCTGCGTTTGTCGATGCTGGTGCAGGGCGACCAGCCGCGTTACCGGCTGGTGGAGCTGCATCGTCAGCGCGTCGAACAGGGTAAAACCAGCATCCTGGTGGGGCTGCAATCCTTTGCCGAAGGGCTGGATCTGAAAGGGGATTTGCTGTCGCAGGTACATATCCACAAAATTGCTTTTCCCCCGGTGGACAGTCCGGTAATTTTGACCGAAGGGGAGTGGCTGAAGAGCCTCAGACGCTACCCGTTTGAAGTGCAAAGTTTACCCAGTGCCTCTTTTACCCTGATCCAGCAGGTAGGGCGTCTGATTCGCAGCCATCAATGCTTCGGTGAAATCGTCATTTACGATCGACGCTTAATCAGCAAGCCGTATGGCAGTCGCCTGCTGGCGGCATTACCGGTGTTCCCGATTGAACAACCGCCCATGCCCGAGGCCACCACTGAACCGGCCACGCCGCGTAAACGGCGTGTCAGCAAAAGGAGTTGA
- the hutH gene encoding histidine ammonia-lyase has protein sequence MSGSVQNIRLIPGEVDLATLRAIYQGGVALTLADEARAAIDRASATVDAIVASGNVVYGINTGFGKLAQTQIPAGRLAELQRNLVLSHSVGLGELLPDNVTRLVVATKIISLARGHSGIRISLIEALLALFNAGVMPCIPEKGSVGASGDLAPLAHLSLMLLGEGNVRVDGALIPATEGLARVGLTPFVLGPKEGLALLNGTQVSTALALRGLFEGENLFAAGLMAGALSLEAIKGSIKPFDARIHLARGQQGQIAVAAAVSTLLEGSEILSSHANCGRVQDPYSIRCVPQVMGACLDNLSHAARVLQIEANAASDNPLVFSDTGDVISGGNFHAEPVAFAADIIALAVAEVGAISERRLALLLDTGLSGLPPFLVRDGGVNSGFMIAQVTAAALASENKSLAHPGSVDSLPTSANQEDHVSMATYAARRLGSMCFNTAAVVGIEAMAAAQGIDFHRPLQSSTTIEQEMSRIRAQVAFLDQDRLLAPDIDTMRQWASSNAWPEALSALLPSMRTTQC, from the coding sequence ATGTCAGGTTCGGTTCAGAATATTCGCCTCATTCCCGGTGAAGTGGACCTCGCCACACTGCGCGCGATTTACCAGGGTGGCGTCGCACTGACGCTGGCTGATGAGGCGCGTGCCGCCATCGATCGTGCCAGCGCTACCGTTGATGCCATCGTCGCTTCAGGCAACGTGGTGTACGGCATCAATACCGGCTTTGGCAAACTGGCGCAGACGCAGATTCCGGCTGGCCGCCTCGCCGAACTGCAACGTAACCTGGTGCTGTCGCACAGCGTCGGTCTCGGTGAGTTGCTGCCTGATAACGTCACTCGCCTGGTGGTCGCCACCAAAATCATCAGCCTGGCGCGCGGCCATTCCGGGATCCGTATTTCCCTGATCGAAGCGCTGCTGGCGTTGTTCAATGCCGGTGTGATGCCGTGCATTCCTGAAAAGGGTTCCGTCGGCGCATCCGGCGACCTCGCCCCGCTGGCGCATCTGTCGCTGATGCTGCTGGGTGAAGGTAATGTCCGCGTTGATGGTGCGTTGATCCCTGCCACTGAAGGATTGGCACGCGTTGGTCTGACGCCATTTGTGCTCGGTCCGAAGGAAGGTCTGGCGCTGCTGAATGGCACCCAGGTTTCTACCGCACTGGCGCTGCGTGGCCTGTTCGAAGGGGAAAACCTGTTCGCTGCCGGGTTGATGGCCGGTGCGCTGTCGCTTGAAGCCATCAAAGGCTCGATCAAACCTTTTGATGCGCGTATCCACCTGGCACGCGGTCAGCAGGGGCAAATCGCCGTTGCGGCAGCGGTCAGCACGCTGCTGGAAGGCAGTGAGATCCTCAGCTCGCACGCCAACTGTGGCCGGGTACAGGACCCCTACTCCATCCGCTGCGTACCGCAGGTGATGGGTGCCTGTCTTGATAACCTCAGCCACGCCGCCCGCGTGTTGCAGATTGAAGCTAACGCCGCCTCGGACAACCCGCTGGTGTTTAGCGACACCGGCGATGTGATTTCCGGTGGTAATTTCCACGCCGAACCGGTGGCGTTTGCCGCCGATATCATCGCCCTGGCCGTGGCCGAAGTGGGCGCGATTTCTGAACGTCGTCTGGCACTGCTGCTGGATACCGGACTCTCCGGTCTGCCGCCTTTCCTGGTGCGTGACGGTGGCGTCAACTCCGGCTTTATGATCGCGCAGGTCACTGCCGCCGCGCTGGCGTCGGAAAACAAATCGCTGGCGCATCCAGGCAGCGTCGATAGCCTGCCGACGTCCGCCAACCAGGAAGACCATGTGTCGATGGCGACCTACGCCGCGCGCCGTCTTGGCAGCATGTGTTTCAACACCGCCGCCGTAGTGGGGATTGAAGCCATGGCCGCCGCCCAGGGGATCGACTTCCACCGTCCTCTGCAAAGTTCCACCACTATCGAGCAGGAGATGAGCCGCATTCGCGCTCAGGTCGCCTTCCTCGATCAGGATCGTTTACTGGCACCGGATATCGACACCATGCGCCAGTGGGCCAGCAGCAATGCCTGGCCGGAAGCCCTTTCTGCGCTGCTGCCGAGCATGCGCACCACCCAATGTTGA
- the ybiB gene encoding DNA-binding protein YbiB produces the protein MELNKIIKEIGRGKNHARDIDFDTAVALYSAILAGDVPDLELGGVLIALRIKGEGEAEMLGFYQAMQQQMMRLQPPAGRPMPMVIPSYNGARRQGNLTPLLALLLVKLGFPVLMHGVSDDPTRITSEEVLAALGIQPVTNAQQAQAALDSGGLAFITIDNLCPPMAKQLSLRWRMGVRNSAHTLAKLATPFAERAALRLASVSHPEYVARVGKFFQDIDAPAILLNGTEGEVYASPQRCPAINYIQGAGGEAEVWIDRQPECDVELPASKSASDTADWTRAVLAGERAVPQALRLQLACCLVASGESASLAAAETRLSQAGL, from the coding sequence ATGGAACTGAATAAAATCATCAAAGAGATCGGGCGTGGTAAAAATCACGCGCGTGATATCGATTTCGACACCGCCGTGGCGCTGTACAGCGCCATACTGGCGGGTGACGTGCCGGACCTGGAACTGGGCGGCGTGCTGATTGCGCTGCGCATCAAAGGGGAAGGGGAAGCGGAGATGCTCGGCTTCTATCAGGCGATGCAGCAGCAAATGATGCGTCTGCAACCCCCGGCCGGGCGTCCGATGCCGATGGTAATCCCCAGCTACAACGGCGCACGTCGTCAGGGCAACCTGACGCCGTTGCTGGCGCTGTTGCTGGTAAAACTCGGCTTTCCGGTACTGATGCACGGCGTCAGTGACGACCCGACGCGCATCACCAGCGAAGAGGTGCTGGCGGCGCTGGGTATCCAACCGGTCACCAACGCGCAGCAGGCGCAGGCCGCGCTGGACAGCGGTGGGCTGGCGTTTATCACCATCGATAATTTGTGCCCGCCGATGGCGAAACAGCTGTCGCTGCGCTGGCGGATGGGGGTGCGAAATAGCGCCCACACGCTGGCAAAACTGGCGACACCCTTTGCCGAACGTGCGGCGCTGCGCCTTGCCAGCGTTTCCCATCCCGAATATGTCGCGCGGGTGGGTAAATTCTTCCAGGATATTGATGCCCCGGCGATTTTGCTCAACGGCACTGAGGGTGAGGTGTATGCCAGTCCACAGCGCTGCCCGGCGATCAACTATATTCAGGGCGCGGGTGGTGAGGCGGAGGTGTGGATTGATCGCCAGCCGGAGTGCGACGTTGAGCTTCCCGCGTCAAAAAGCGCCAGTGATACGGCGGACTGGACGCGCGCAGTGCTGGCAGGAGAACGCGCGGTGCCGCAGGCGCTGCGCCTGCAACTGGCCTGTTGCCTGGTGGCGAGCGGGGAAAGTGCCAGCCTGGCAGCGGCCGAAACGCGCCTCAGCCAGGCGGGACTCTGA
- a CDS encoding LysR family transcriptional regulator yields the protein MQPLPNLKLLQVFVSVVENQGYSRAQQALNMTTPAISAYMSELETQLGFILCQRGRGGFSLTSKGEQFYRYSQQMLATLAGWQEQVETLKSAQGGTFSLGVVDATVTDNTLDLPAAIARFNQRFPAVFFNLSVRDPNELQQQLLEDRLDLAIGHFPLRASNLVTIPLYEEQHWLYCSPQHPLAQGAPDMRTVQQTGMVTRGYWNQQELNKRGFRQSNASVESIEAQLTLILSGRFIGYLPEHYARSWEQQGGLCRLLPQHFQFRAPFSFAFRRGRARETLIRAMREILNPARKNSSES from the coding sequence GTGCAACCTTTACCCAATCTCAAACTGCTACAGGTATTTGTCAGCGTGGTGGAAAATCAGGGCTATTCACGCGCCCAGCAGGCGCTGAACATGACCACACCCGCCATCAGCGCCTATATGAGCGAGCTGGAAACCCAGCTCGGGTTTATCCTGTGCCAGCGTGGGCGCGGCGGGTTTAGCCTCACCAGCAAAGGGGAACAGTTTTATCGCTACAGCCAGCAGATGCTGGCGACGCTGGCGGGCTGGCAGGAGCAGGTGGAGACGCTGAAAAGCGCGCAGGGCGGCACTTTCTCGCTGGGGGTGGTGGACGCGACCGTCACCGATAACACGCTGGATTTGCCCGCTGCCATCGCACGTTTTAATCAGCGCTTTCCGGCGGTGTTTTTTAACCTCAGCGTGCGCGATCCCAACGAATTACAACAGCAGCTGCTGGAGGATCGGCTCGACCTGGCGATTGGTCACTTTCCGCTGCGCGCCAGCAATCTGGTCACCATCCCGCTGTACGAGGAGCAACACTGGCTGTATTGCAGCCCGCAGCATCCGCTGGCGCAGGGCGCGCCTGATATGCGCACCGTGCAGCAAACCGGCATGGTCACCCGCGGCTACTGGAATCAGCAGGAACTCAACAAACGGGGCTTCCGCCAGAGCAACGCCTCGGTGGAGAGTATCGAAGCGCAGTTGACGTTGATCCTCAGCGGACGCTTTATCGGTTATCTGCCGGAACATTACGCGCGCAGCTGGGAACAGCAGGGGGGGCTGTGCCGTCTGCTGCCGCAACATTTTCAGTTCCGCGCGCCGTTTTCCTTTGCCTTCCGGCGAGGACGCGCCCGTGAAACGCTGATCCGTGCGATGCGTGAAATCCTGAATCCAGCGCGAAAAAATAGCAGCGAAAGCTGA